From Thermodesulfovibrionia bacterium, one genomic window encodes:
- a CDS encoding addiction module protein — protein MNISINKMTTEEKIRTMEDLWDDLCRHAAEIPSPSWHNDVLLQREGLVSEGKETFTDWEKAKKSIREKL, from the coding sequence ATGAATATATCAATAAACAAGATGACCACGGAAGAAAAGATCCGCACGATGGAAGACCTATGGGATGACCTATGCCGGCATGCCGCAGAAATACCATCCCCATCATGGCATAATGACGTCCTTTTACAGCGTGAAGGATTGGTATCAGAAGGGAAAGAAACCTTTACGGATTGGGAAAAAGCAAAAAAGAGTATCCGCGAAAAGTTGTGA
- a CDS encoding flavin prenyltransferase UbiX, which translates to MKSYIVAISGASGSIFGLRLAEELLKSKNRVYLLISNTAFFIIKTETGINLAGKNEAEINKKVQKHFASKNITFFSESNLAAPVSSGSFITDGMFVVPCSMKTLSGIANGYANTLIERAADVVLKEGRRLIISPRETPFSAIHLENMLKLARIGVGIVPPIPAFYHNPKDLNEIIDFIVGKILDRAGAENSLFNRWQ; encoded by the coding sequence ATGAAATCCTATATCGTTGCAATCTCAGGTGCGAGCGGGTCGATATTCGGGCTCAGGCTTGCTGAGGAACTTCTTAAATCCAAAAACAGGGTCTATCTTCTGATCTCCAATACCGCGTTCTTCATTATCAAAACTGAGACAGGAATCAACCTTGCCGGAAAGAATGAGGCAGAGATAAACAAAAAGGTGCAGAAGCATTTTGCTTCAAAGAACATTACCTTTTTTTCTGAATCCAATCTTGCCGCGCCTGTTTCAAGCGGCTCTTTTATCACAGACGGGATGTTTGTTGTGCCCTGCTCCATGAAGACATTGTCGGGAATCGCCAATGGCTATGCTAATACATTAATAGAGAGGGCGGCTGATGTTGTCTTAAAGGAAGGCAGGAGGCTCATCATCTCGCCGCGCGAGACACCATTCAGCGCAATCCATCTTGAGAATATGCTGAAGCTTGCCAGGATTGGCGTTGGAATAGTCCCACCCATTCCTGCTTTTTACCATAACCCTAAAGACTTAAATGAAATTATAGATTTTATCGTAGGCAAGATACTTGACCGGGCAGGCGCGGAAAACAGCCTCTTTAACAGATGGCAGTGA
- a CDS encoding type II toxin-antitoxin system RelE/ParE family toxin: MKIRILDSASQDLIEGSHFYGKQEAGLGNYFIDSLFSDIDSLQIYAGIHPTYFNYHRMLSKRFPFAIYYKLINNEVAVYAVLDCRRNPAWLRERLNR; this comes from the coding sequence GTGAAGATCAGAATTCTCGATTCGGCATCACAAGACCTGATAGAAGGTTCTCATTTCTATGGGAAACAGGAAGCCGGTCTTGGCAATTATTTCATAGACTCCTTGTTCTCGGATATTGACTCGCTGCAGATATACGCAGGTATACACCCCACGTATTTTAACTATCACCGTATGCTTTCCAAACGATTCCCATTTGCCATTTATTACAAACTAATAAACAATGAAGTTGCAGTATATGCGGTGCTTGATTGCCGCAGGAATCCTGCATGGTTAAGAGAACGTTTGAATCGTTAA
- a CDS encoding YgiQ family radical SAM protein, with the protein MAFLPVSRDDMRKREWDALDFLFISGDAYVDHPSFGHAIITRVLESEGYRVGIIAQPDWKVIANFKKLGRPELGVLISSGVIDSMVNHYTTTKKVRKNDQYSPGGQAGLRPDRAVIVYAHKIREAFGQIPIIIGGVEASLRRFAHYDYWDDLVRPSVLIHSGADMLVYGMGESPIVEIARLLKKGVPINNMLNLRGTCVAPRRNDCKGELAAFLEHKEHADKYVLVESFEEVRQDPRKYAQAFMTESSEQDYVRGKTIVQPHADRLLVQNPPPKPLSEKAMDKIYALPYERAPHPMYGNIGGVAAIEEVKFGIVSHRGCFGGCSFCALNFHQGRVIQRRSDASIIGEAENFTRDKDFKGYIHDVGGPTANFRNKACDKQEKHGVCRNKQCLTPEPCRNLKVSHSDYLMLLSKLRKIPGIKKVFIRSGIRYDYLMLDKDERFFEDLCRHHISGQLKVAPEHICPDVLEKMGKPSSKVYDAFVQKFYQVNKRLGKEQYLVPYLLSSHPGSTLKSSIKLAEYLKAAGINPEQVQDFYPTPGTLSTCMFYTGLDPRTMKKVYIPKSYEERKMQRALLQFRRPEHYVIVHQALQLANRMDLVGFGPLCLIRPRTGKPAWKTQTGLLGRKSKQTKTR; encoded by the coding sequence GTGGCATTTTTACCAGTAAGCCGGGACGATATGCGAAAGAGGGAGTGGGATGCCCTGGATTTTCTCTTTATCAGCGGAGATGCCTATGTGGATCACCCCAGTTTCGGACACGCGATCATCACCCGGGTTCTGGAAAGTGAAGGATATAGAGTCGGAATTATTGCTCAGCCTGACTGGAAGGTGATTGCGAATTTCAAAAAGTTGGGGAGGCCTGAACTCGGCGTACTTATATCTTCCGGCGTGATCGACTCCATGGTAAATCATTATACAACTACCAAGAAAGTAAGGAAAAATGATCAATACTCACCGGGCGGCCAAGCCGGCTTAAGGCCCGATAGAGCAGTTATTGTCTATGCTCACAAAATCAGGGAGGCATTTGGACAGATCCCCATAATTATCGGAGGTGTGGAAGCTTCTCTGAGACGATTTGCCCACTATGATTACTGGGATGATCTTGTGAGGCCTTCAGTGCTGATCCACTCAGGGGCGGATATGCTAGTTTACGGAATGGGGGAATCACCTATTGTGGAAATTGCCCGGCTTCTTAAAAAAGGCGTGCCAATTAATAATATGCTGAATCTGCGGGGCACCTGCGTTGCGCCCCGGAGAAATGATTGTAAGGGAGAGCTGGCGGCATTTTTGGAGCATAAGGAACATGCGGACAAATATGTGCTGGTAGAGTCTTTTGAAGAGGTGCGCCAAGACCCACGGAAATATGCCCAGGCCTTTATGACGGAGAGCAGCGAGCAGGATTATGTTAGGGGAAAAACTATAGTGCAGCCGCATGCTGACAGGCTGCTGGTTCAGAATCCTCCCCCAAAGCCTCTGAGCGAAAAAGCCATGGATAAGATATATGCCCTTCCTTATGAAAGAGCCCCGCATCCCATGTATGGAAACATAGGCGGTGTAGCTGCTATTGAGGAAGTTAAATTCGGGATCGTCAGCCATAGGGGCTGCTTTGGCGGCTGTTCTTTCTGCGCTTTGAATTTTCATCAGGGCAGAGTGATCCAGCGGCGAAGCGATGCTTCCATTATCGGGGAAGCTGAGAATTTTACCCGCGATAAGGATTTTAAAGGATATATCCATGATGTAGGCGGGCCCACAGCTAATTTCCGAAATAAGGCCTGTGATAAACAGGAAAAGCATGGGGTCTGCCGAAACAAACAATGTTTAACGCCGGAGCCTTGCCGAAATTTAAAGGTTAGCCACAGTGATTATTTAATGTTGCTGAGCAAACTGCGGAAAATTCCCGGGATAAAAAAAGTATTTATCCGCTCAGGTATCCGATATGATTATCTCATGCTCGATAAGGATGAGCGTTTCTTTGAAGACCTTTGCCGTCATCACATAAGCGGCCAGCTTAAGGTCGCCCCGGAACATATCTGCCCTGACGTATTGGAAAAAATGGGGAAACCCTCCAGCAAAGTGTATGATGCTTTTGTCCAAAAATTTTACCAGGTCAATAAACGCCTTGGAAAAGAACAGTATCTCGTTCCGTATCTATTGTCAAGCCACCCGGGAAGCACCCTGAAGTCCTCGATAAAACTGGCTGAATATTTAAAAGCTGCTGGGATAAACCCGGAGCAGGTCCAGGATTTTTATCCCACTCCCGGTACGCTTTCAACATGTATGTTTTACACGGGCCTGGATCCGCGTACTATGAAGAAAGTATATATTCCCAAGTCATATGAAGAGAGGAAAATGCAGCGGGCCCTGCTCCAATTTAGAAGACCGGAGCATTATGTCATTGTTCACCAAGCTCTGCAATTAGCCAATCGCATGGACCTGGTGGGATTTGGGCCGCTCTGTTTAATCAGGCCGAGGACCGGAAAACCTGCATGGAAAACGCAAACGGGTTTGTTGGGCAGGAAGAGCAAACAGACAAAAACCCGCTAA